A DNA window from Ficedula albicollis isolate OC2 chromosome 1, FicAlb1.5, whole genome shotgun sequence contains the following coding sequences:
- the PTMS gene encoding parathymosin isoform X1, with amino-acid sequence MRKMELTRMMKKILMMWMKKKVVMRMKKQMRMGKSRMATQRNDLQRRRRMKWIQRDRRQKMALQLESSPPVSSVPSISPPPFQPVLALPISLWLHTISDEERLEMLSNGEDSSSLLTRRPNPSMTFPS; translated from the exons ATGAGGAAAATGGAGCTGACGAGGATGATGAAGAAAATCCTGATGATGTGGATGAAGAAGAAGGTGGTGATGAGGATGAAG AAGCAGATGAGAATGGGCAAGAGCAGGATGGCCACGCAGAGAAACGatctgcagaggaggaggag GATGAAGTGGATCCAAAGagacagaagacagaaaatggcTCTTCAGCTTGAGTCCTCCCCTCCCGTCTCCTCTGTTCCGTCCATCTCTCCTCCTCCATTCCAGCCTGTGCTTGCACTTCCCATTAGCCTCTGGCTTCACACAATCTCAGATGAGGAAAGATTAGAAATGCTCTCAAACGGGGAAGACAGCAGTTCCCTCCTCACCCGGAGACCTAACCCGTCCATGACATTCCCCAGCTGA
- the PTMS gene encoding parathymosin isoform X2 — protein MSEKRVEEAPAELSAKERKEKKEKVEEKAVHKEKKKEIVEDEENGADEDDEENPDDVDEEEGGDEDEEADENGQEQDGHAEKRSAEEEEDEVDPKRQKTENGSSA, from the exons ATGTCGGAAAAACGCGTCGAGGAGGCACCGGCGGAGCTGAGCGCTAAG gagaggaaagaaaagaaggagaaagtcGAAGAGAAAGCTGtccacaaagaaaagaagaaggagaTAGTAGAG GATGAGGAAAATGGAGCTGACGAGGATGATGAAGAAAATCCTGATGATGTGGATGAAGAAGAAGGTGGTGATGAGGATGAAG AAGCAGATGAGAATGGGCAAGAGCAGGATGGCCACGCAGAGAAACGatctgcagaggaggaggag GATGAAGTGGATCCAAAGagacagaagacagaaaatggcTCTTCAGCTTGA